A window of Cuculus canorus isolate bCucCan1 chromosome 20, bCucCan1.pri, whole genome shotgun sequence genomic DNA:
ATCTGAGGCTCCAGCGTAGCCTTTTGGGATAGCAGTTAATTCCAACAGCatcagcaacaacaacaatgtTCCTTTTCAACCTGAAGTGCTCAGAGTGCTGTGCTTGGGCACCGTGGCTGGAGATGAAGGCTTAGGTGGGTCAGTTGTTGTGGGAGATGTGAGGCTTTCCACCCTGGGAAAGGAGAATGGATGAGTCAGAGGAGGAGTGAGGCTAGGGCTCTTCCCAGAGAAGCGGGTGCCATAGGAGGGAATCCCTTTCCTCCGCCTGCATGGGGATTTGTTGAGCTGGGCACAGCGTGCTCTTCCTATCTCTCAGTGGGGCTTCAGGACTTCTCTGGATGCGTTGTAACTGAGCTCCTCAAAAGCAATAGTTCTCTGGccagagattaaaaataaaggatgaGGTGGCTCAGTCTGGACTATCCtggctcccagctctgcttgaATTGTGCTCTCAAGATTCCCTTCAGAACCGCAAGGCCTTGCAATGAGCTTGAGAAGCCAAAAGGAGCTGGATGTACAGGCTTTGATGGGCTGGAGCCCTTGGCAGGTGCTGTGCTCAGGTCTCAGCATGGTGCTGGGACTCTGAGGTGCTGACGTTTcacagagcaggagagaggagcCAGTTGCCAGCGGTAGTGAAGGGTGCTTGCAGGGATGCGTTAATGCTCGGTTTTATCACCCTTCCAGAGCTGAAGAGCACGTGCGGGGAGGTGTTGGTTGCTATTTTGAAATGAAGTGAGGAGATGCGAATTCCAACTGGATTTTCACAGGTCCTTTtggaaaagggctttttttttttctcctttcccccctgTCACTGGAGCTGGTGTTTGGGAAGAGGGTGGGCAGGAGGGCTGCCGATGGTGTGGGCCTGGGAGCTGATGGAGGTGGCAGGAGTTGGCCCTGGTTCACAGTCTGGATTCTGAACTTCAATGAATCTTGTAGCAAAGGCAGCAGATCCCTCTGTCTTGAAGCATCTTgggagttaattttttttcctctgtgtgacCTGGAAATAGTAGCTGATGAAATAGCTCTCTGGCTTGCCAGTGATGTTTAGTACAGTATATTTTCCTTACGTAGTATCTatattcttctgctttgttttgttctctatACATCACCGTGTTGTCTCTGAGAGTCAGTGGCCGCCGGTACTTTCTGCTTAAACCTTCTTGCTGTGGCTTCCAGCAAATAAGCATGTGCTTTTCTCTGTCAGGCTAGGTGTTTTCCTATTGTAAAATGTCTGCTTGAGGACACTGGATACATTTGGGGCTGATTACAGCTTTCTGCAGTCACAAGTTTGAACATTTCACATTCTAATTCTTGCCTTTGTTGTTTTTGGCTTTCTTCTAGGCTACGGAGAGCTAAATGGTAACgcaggagaaagagaagtgtCATTAAAGGGCCTGTGCGCTGATGAAACCACCACCCCCGGATCCAGGGTACctaatggcagccagcagctcGTAGACACTAACGTCACCTCAAAGCAGACTGTGAAGGCCAGCACTTTGGGGAAAGCTGGAATCAAACCCAAGAACTTCATTCAGAAAAATAGCGTGGACAAAAAGAATGAGAAGTCCTCTGAAAATAAACTTCGAGAAAGCCAGACCTCAGACAAGCCAGAGGGAGTGTCTATTCCAAACGGCGTGGTAACCAATAATTCTAACTATATCACGAATGGCTACGTAGGCAAAGGGGCCGATAATGATGGTAGCGGCTCCGAGAGTGGATATACTACGCctaaaaagaggaaaggcaggCGCAACAGTGCCAAGGGTTGTGAGAACTTGAATCTAGTACAGGACAAAATAATGCAGCAGGAGGTCAGTGCACCAACCTTAAAACAGGAACTTGAGGGTTTCAAGCCTGATTATAGTGAACAGAAGGGGAACCGAATTGAAAATACTAAGCCTGTTTGGAAATACGAGGCTGGGGCTGGTGGAGCAGGCCGGGGAAAGCCTGGGCTTGGGGATGTACAGCGAAAAAACTCTGATGCCAAACCTGGGATTAGCAGCAAGAAGTTTGATGACCGGCCCAAAGGGAAGCATGTGTCGTCAGCTACGTCTAAAGAGGACTCATGGACCTTATTTAAACCACCCCCAGTGTTTCCAGTGGACAACAGCAGTGCTAAAATTGTTCCCAAAATAAGTTATGCAAGTAAAGTTAAAGAAAACCTTAACAAAGCAGCCCAAACGCCATCCACGTCATCTTCGTCATCTTCATCATCTGCTGGGGAAACTCAGGCCCAAACATCGAGTCGACTCTCCCAGGTCCCTATGTCTGCTATGAAATCTGTTACTTCTGCTAGCTTCTCCAATGGGCCGATTCTAGCAGGGACCGATGGAAGCGTGTATTCCCTAGGGACCCAGCCACTGCTCCCAACCACTGCTAGTACTGTCCCATCTGCCTCCTCCGAGTCAGCACCCCAGGATGCGAGTACAGCTTCGACGGCTCTCGAACAAAAGAAATCTAGCCTTTTTATCTACCCTTCAAATATGCAAACTGTGCTTCTGGGTGCAGCGCAAGTCGATTTCCCATCGCAGACCAATCAGCAGAACCTGGGAGATATCTTCCAGAATCAGTGGGGCTTGTCTTTCATCAACGAGCCCAGTGCTGGGCCTGAAACTGTCGTGGGGAAATCTGCGGATAATCAGTTAATGGAAGTGACATTTCAAGGGGAATATCCTGCCACTTTGGTTTCACAATGTGCTGAAATCAGTCCCTCAGGAACTGAACAACCTGTGTTTCCTAAGGCTTATGAGCTGGATAAACGGACTAGCCCTCAAATTCTTAGTGCTATTCTTAAGCCTGGGACTGCTGTGGAGGGTGGTGTCTTAGCTTTGGAGTCGCATCACACAGGTGACCTACAAAAGGCAGATGCCGGTAGCCAAGGTGCTTTAGTGTTTCTTTCAAAAGACTATGAAGTAGAGAATCCTCTGGCCTCTCCTACGAACAATTTGCTAGCCTCCGCCAAAGAACAGAGGTACCAGAGAGGCCTAGAAAGGAAAGATAGCTGGGGTTCTTTTGACCTGAGGGCTGCTATTCTATATCACACTAAAGGTAATGGCTTCAATTGCTGCCTAAGGGCACtctcttctcatttttgttttatttaagtgCAATATTCTAACCTGATCTATTCCTTACAGCAATCctgattgttttaaaaatgagcttttttgCTTGCATATCTCTAATGGAGATAACGGTTTGGGAAAGTTATTCAAATGCTTGTGTAATTGATGTTAAGAGGTATAAGCATAAGTGATGTTGGGAGGGATGATACTTAGCTAGCGTGTGTTACAGGCAAAGAGCAGCTTCTCCTGAGCATCTCAGCATTGGAAGGAGTTAAATATGTAGGATTGCCtgcttttttccagctttgaggtgattttctgttgctgaaaaGACTTCGTAGTCTGTACTTACACCTCTACCACCAAAGTGTTGCAGCTTCTCCCCTGGGCAGATCAGGCCGTGAAATCATGGctttgaaggaaggaaaaaattattcctatGGCTTTTCATGGCGTgacttactttatttttctaagcaaaacccacacacacacttttccCCTGCCCTTCTGGAGTATTATGGCAGCAGCAAGATGAATCTTTGCTTATCAACTCTTCTTAAGCTGCAGATTGAATTCTCTCATTGTCTTTGTAGCCCAAATCTTTCAGatgattttattgctttcatgGAGCCCTTTGTAGTCCagctccttcttttcctgtttttttgaGACTGAAATGACTCAAACACGATACAGACGCTTTAAACTTGGAACGAAGAGAGGGAAGCTTGTGGGATggcttgctttctgcttcagcctcagccacagcagctctgagtCTTGTGGCAGTTCTTGGCTTTTGGTCCTGGCTCAGTGTTGCCAGGAGCCTGCTTGTGTGTTCCCTTTTGGCACGGTGCTACCTTCCCTTGAGGAACACAGGcagttccttttttatttgtgcccccttctctctccctgcatccccttACCCTGAAGGGAAAAAGGTGACATTAATCTTTTGTACAAATGTGGATAATGCCTCTGCATAGGGGTTGGTATTTGGTTAATGTTGGCATATTTGCTGTTTTTACTCATGGTAAAGCTCTTAAATTACCTGTTCACAAACTCTGTAAAGCATACAGAAACGTAGATGCCTTTCTTTAGTAACAGCAAGCccaggcatttaaaaataataactccAAATATTTATTCCAGGTCACCTCACTCTCACGATGTTAACATTTTAAGCTTTTGTATCCCCGAGGACTGCATTCATCAATCGATTTTATCTGGGTCCTCTACCTTCTACTCAGTCTATTCAagctttctgttcctgtttcttctctctgcctgcagcctaCATGCCAGTTTCTCATCAGAAAACAGGTTGCCAGAAAGCACAGTGTGGTACAAGTCCTAGGCAGTCCTTCTTCTCTTAACGGTTCACAAGTTTTTCTAGCACTTAAGTTTATCCCTTCTGTTTTGGTCAGCCTGAATGTGTCGTGGCAGAGCAGCTTTGTGCAGCCGCAGCAGGACTCATCAGCTCTCCCTTTCTCACCGGCTGTGTGAAAGACAGACCCCAGTAAAACAATGggaacaacaggaaaataaagaacactCCCTTCCCATGTCCTCTTGAGGAGGTGTTAACTTCAAAGTCTGCCTGGTTTAAATCTAAACACCCGAGTTCATTACATCCAGTGGCAAGGATGGGCACCTAAAGCACtcttgaaaatgctgttttctgttctttccgTGCTTCTGCACATGAATGCTCTTCTATGAGCATCCGGAGCAAACACCCTTGTGATTTTCCTGCCCCAGCGCTCCTCTGTGCTGATTATTTTTCAAGCTGTGTCTGTGCCGACTTCAAGGTGTTACTTGGGGGTGAAAGATGATGGATGTTTCTGATCAGTGTTATCATTAATGCATAGAGGTGCTCCAAACAGCTTGAGCCTGTCTTTCTCCTACTTAGTCTTCAGGTGTTATAGCTGGTTTACAAAGCAGGAGATCAGTAGTGATGATGATGCATTTCTGTGTCTGTTCAAGTCCACCTTGGTGTGTTTGGGTAAGGGGGCTTGGGAGGAGCGGTGCCTTGCTCTGCCCCATGCAGGTGGAAAATGCTGTCCCCCCACTTCCTGGCTGTGGTTCTGCAGTCGGAGCCCCGCGGGTGAGCTCCTGTGGCACAGTGTACTCCGGAATGCCTAGAACGCAGAGCTGCCAGAGTGTGTTTGCAGTGCAGTGGTTAATTCCCACACTGTTCTCTCCATTTGTCTTGGGCTGTTTGCCTGAGGTCCTGCTCCTGTAGCCAACCAGTTCCTCTGCAACACGAAAGGCACAATTTCACTTGCCTATTTTTCACAAgctgccttcccctcctctcagTAGAGCATGCAGGTTTGCCTGGGCTGGTGTTAAGGTTCCTGGGTAGCTGGATCCTCAGACTGTTTGATTTTGATTTCAAGAGGAGGGTGAACTTCTCCCTCTTCAGATCgatctgtttgcttttgagcAAAGTCTCAATAGTTTGATCTTCAAAGCTGCCCTCCCTCCAGGGTTGTGGACACAAAGAGAAAGGATTGCAGGGCAAGGGCAGGGGTGAGCGCAGAGCATCAGAGAGGTCTCTGCCCTGGGCTCCTCAGTGTGGAGCAATTCCATGTGAGCTACCAATGGTGCAAGGGTGAAGCTCTGTGTGTCCAGTGAGGAATGGGCTCCGGCATAAGCAGACACAGTGCGTTGACCTGGTTGTCACAAGCTTGCACTTGTTTGCACTGTTTGTGGCTGTAATCAGGTTATGTGGATCCTCATCTTGGACTGTAAATAGGCTGTGGGAAAGCCTCCAGCTTACTCAGTAGCTTTGTTCCAGCAAACCAGGCTTTCCTATGCAGGGTTTGCCCAGTGACTGCAAGGGGCATTATAGACTGTAATTGCTTCACAGCTTCCCTAggaagggatggatggaggagtGAGCACCAGGGTGGGCTGGCTCTGGTACAGCAATCCTGTTCAAACCACTGCAGCAGCGTGCTTGCTGGTAGGGCCGTGCTGGGGTGTAGAGGTGTAGGGCTGGGCAGCTGCAGAGCCGAGCGAGGTTGCAGTGGAAGAAGCTGTCCTTGTTTGTGTGCGCCCAGATTGCTTTTTCCCCAGAAGTCAGGGCACTGGGAACACACTGGCAAGGCTGGTGATGCACCCACCTGTTCTTCTCTTGGATGCTTTTTGAGCTGGTTCCTCTGTGCCCCTGCTCTGTgccttgcttttattttgtctttttaaaggGCAGAAAGACTCTCACGATCGTCTGATCTGCTTAACTGTAAAAAGTGATCCTTCAGCGGGGCTGCCTTCATTAACAGGCCGTGCCACTTGGTGTTTGTGACGGTGCCTTGAAGCCCTCACAGGTGACGGACCTGATTTAGAAGGTAGATGTCATTTAGTCTAGCTCTGGTGAGCTGTTGTGGTTGGAGGCAGGGATGGTAGCTTAGTGTGGGAGACTGGAAGGACCAAGAAGGAGCGATGCTCTTGTTTAGGGACATTGTCCCTGTCTAGGTTAGAACTGAACTCGTGCCTTGGTGTGACAATGCCAAAATCCTCATCTTTTGGAGGTAAAACTGCTCCTCACAGATCTTTTTGGCCCTTCAGAAAGAGGAAGCTGGGTGTATCTCAGCTTTACTTCTGTTGAAATCAGGATCTTCTTACTGCTTTAGTCCTCCTTTTAAAGACAGCTGGATGAAATGTTTCATATTGGAATAATGTCAACACTCTGCAGCATTTCATGGTGTATTTGCAGTTGCAGGCTTCCAGGAAGGGCTCTGTCTCTCACTAATGCCTGGCTTTGTGTTTGCCATACCAGCTTCATGGTGGGGAGCTCAGTAGTTTGCTTGTCATTAGCCAAAAAGCAGCTAATCAAGGTCTCCAGTTCGGCTGCACAGCAGTGAAGACCACATCAGTGGAGGAGAGGAAACTGCAGTGTTTCCCACTTTCTGTCTTGCCACCAAGTTTCTGCCTGTACCACtgcttttgttcctttccaGCCTCTCAGCTGTACTAGCATCTCTGCTTgtgtgaagaagcagaagagcagCATGGAAAATAGAGCACGGCAGCGTGGGCCAGCTAGGAGTGGCATTTGCCGGAATGGTGAACTGGGTCAGAAGAAATAGCAGAGCTGTGAATTCAGCAATTTTCATCCTTTACAtcaggagagaggggaaaaaaaaaaaagcctccgTTTCCCATCCCCCTTGGTGGGAAGGGGTTAGAGCTCcgtctgctgctgctggtctTGTGGGGCTTGGGCTGTGGGGCAAAAGCTAATTTAATTCTCCCTCAAGtctctgccttttccagttGTCAAGATGAGTTCCGTGTACTTGGCACAGCAATGAGTCTCCACAGCATTGAATTTTTAATCTTCGCTTTGTTTCCAGGGCAATCCCCTAACTTAATCATTGTGTCctgcagaggagaaacagaaaaaccaGGCGAGGATGGTCCCtctttgttatttgttttttttaagctcttcaTTTTAGGGACAATTGTCAGTTTATGTTAGATTATTAATGACGAAGAACTATCACCGTGGCGTTGTGCAGGCACTTCTGCTTGCAAGGGCCAGCCTCTTTACCAAGGAAATTGTGTGTAAAAGTGCCAGTCTTAACAAGTTATGGCAGAAAGACTTCTTTCCCCTTCAAGGTTATGTACCAGTCCTGCTATAAAGTTTATTGGCCTAGGAGGAATCTTGCCACAATTCACCAGAATGGGCCTCAGTCTGCTGACATCAAAGCCTTCCTCACCAACCCGTTGTTTCAGGGATGCTGCCCAGAAAACTTGGTTCCTCTCCTTAGAGCTCATTGGGTGGATGTGGCTGCGGCTGTCAGCAATTCCTTAGCAA
This region includes:
- the NUFIP2 gene encoding FMR1-interacting protein NUFIP2 isoform X2, whose protein sequence is MGYGELNGNAGEREVSLKGLCADETTTPGSRVPNGSQQLVDTNVTSKQTVKASTLGKAGIKPKNFIQKNSVDKKNEKSSENKLRESQTSDKPEGVSIPNGVVTNNSNYITNGYVGKGADNDGSGSESGYTTPKKRKGRRNSAKGCENLNLVQDKIMQQEVSAPTLKQELEGFKPDYSEQKGNRIENTKPVWKYEAGAGGAGRGKPGLGDVQRKNSDAKPGISSKKFDDRPKGKHVSSATSKEDSWTLFKPPPVFPVDNSSAKIVPKISYASKVKENLNKAAQTPSTSSSSSSSSAGETQAQTSSRLSQVPMSAMKSVTSASFSNGPILAGTDGSVYSLGTQPLLPTTASTVPSASSESAPQDASTASTALEQKKSSLFIYPSNMQTVLLGAAQVDFPSQTNQQNLGDIFQNQWGLSFINEPSAGPETVVGKSADNQLMEVTFQGEYPATLVSQCAEISPSGTEQPVFPKAYELDKRTSPQILSAILKPGTAVEGGVLALESHHTGDLQKADAGSQGALVFLSKDYEVENPLASPTNNLLASAKEQRYQRGLERKDSWGSFDLRAAILYHTKEMESVWNLQKQDPKRIITYDEAMDRPDQ
- the NUFIP2 gene encoding FMR1-interacting protein NUFIP2 isoform X1, with product MEEQPHHHSSHHHHHYYYYSHHHHHHPPDGRAQPKPPLRHDHKHQDAPKRRAGYGELNGNAGEREVSLKGLCADETTTPGSRVPNGSQQLVDTNVTSKQTVKASTLGKAGIKPKNFIQKNSVDKKNEKSSENKLRESQTSDKPEGVSIPNGVVTNNSNYITNGYVGKGADNDGSGSESGYTTPKKRKGRRNSAKGCENLNLVQDKIMQQEVSAPTLKQELEGFKPDYSEQKGNRIENTKPVWKYEAGAGGAGRGKPGLGDVQRKNSDAKPGISSKKFDDRPKGKHVSSATSKEDSWTLFKPPPVFPVDNSSAKIVPKISYASKVKENLNKAAQTPSTSSSSSSSSAGETQAQTSSRLSQVPMSAMKSVTSASFSNGPILAGTDGSVYSLGTQPLLPTTASTVPSASSESAPQDASTASTALEQKKSSLFIYPSNMQTVLLGAAQVDFPSQTNQQNLGDIFQNQWGLSFINEPSAGPETVVGKSADNQLMEVTFQGEYPATLVSQCAEISPSGTEQPVFPKAYELDKRTSPQILSAILKPGTAVEGGVLALESHHTGDLQKADAGSQGALVFLSKDYEVENPLASPTNNLLASAKEQRYQRGLERKDSWGSFDLRAAILYHTKEMESVWNLQKQDPKRIITYDEAMDRPDQ